The Castanea sativa cultivar Marrone di Chiusa Pesio chromosome 11, ASM4071231v1 genome contains a region encoding:
- the LOC142618087 gene encoding ABSCISIC ACID-INSENSITIVE 5-like protein 2, whose protein sequence is MGVETMGSQGGGDSSVKQLQFQPLARQNSMYSLTLDEVQNQLGDLGKPLSSMNLDELLKNVWTAEANQSTGLDIEDTAQANQTALQRQASLSLTSALSKKTVDEVWKDIQQSKNNQEKKSRERQPTLGEMTLEDFLVKAGVVAQTSSDKKGAGPVGIDQNVVPQFSQQGQWMQYPQPQYQHPQQSMMGVYMPGQPIPQPLHMGAGAVMDVQYPDNQMALTSPLMGTLSDTQIPGRKRGAPEDMIEKTVERRQKRMIKNRESAARSRARKQAYTNELEYKVSRLEEENERLRKRKELEQMLPTAPPPEPRYQLRRTTSAPF, encoded by the exons ATGGGGGTCGAGACAATGGGGTCTCAAGGTGGTGGTGATAGTAGCGTCAAGCAGTTGCAATTCCAGCCATTGGCACGACAAAATTCAATGTACAGTCTTACACTTGATGAGGTTCAAAATCAGTTAGGTGACTTGGGGAAGCCACTTAGCAGCATGAACCTTGATGAGCTTCTAAAAAATGTATGGACTGCCGAGGCTAACCAGTCCACAGGTTTGGACATTGAGGACACAGCACAGGCCAATCAAACTGCCCTGCAGCGTCAGGCTAGCCTGTCATTAACAAGTGCACTGAGCAAGAAGACGGTTGATGAGGTTTGGAAAGATATTCAGCAAAGCAAAAATAATCAAGAAAAGAAGTCTCGTGAACGGCAGCCTACATTAGGAGAGATGACTTTGGAGGATTTCTTGGTGAAAGCAGGagttgtggctcaaacatctTCGGATAAAAAAGGTGCTGGTCCTGTTGGGATTGATCAGAATGTAGTGCCACAGTTTTCACAGCAAGGTCAGTGGATGCAGTATCCACAACCACAATATCAGCATCCGCAACAAAGTATGATGGGGGTTTATATGCCAGGCCAGCCTATACCACAGCCACTGCATATGGGGGCTGGTGCTGTGATGGATGTTCAATATCCCGACAATCAGATGGCATTGACTTCACCTTTGATGGGTACATTGTCAGACACACAGATACCTGGGAGGAAAAGAGGCGCCCCAGAGGACATGATTGAGAAGACTGTTGAGAGAAGGCAGAAGAGGATGATCAAGAACCGTGAATCCGCTGCCCGATCACGAGCGAGGAAGCAG GCTTACACGAATGAACTAGAGTACAAAGTTTCACGTctggaagaagaaaatgaaaggcTTCGGAAACGGAAG GAGCTGGAGCAAATGTTGCCAACTGCGCCCCCTCCAGAGCCGAGGTATCAGCTTCGTAGAACAACGTCAGCCCCATTCTGA
- the LOC142617882 gene encoding protein argonaute 4B-like, whose amino-acid sequence MASPDGSDKLDSLPPPPPVVPANVIPIIAEPAKVSEPLKKTSTPKRLPMARRDYGTKGQRLSLLTNHFKVDVPKIAGCFYHYSVALSYEDGHPVDAKGIGRKVIDKAKEVYDNEFRGKEFAYDGENSLFTFGPLAQNKLELLVVLDTPSSNRVSKRGSPGEDESDRKRTRRPFQSKTYKVQISYTAKIPMQAILDALHGQESDRFQEAVRVLDIILRQNAAKQGCLLVRQSFFHGKERSFVNLDGGVLGCRGFHSSFRATQGGLSLNMDVSTTMIVQPGPVMDFLTSNQKSDRNRIDWIKAKKTLKNLRIRVNNNEYKITGLSDQICKDQKFSLKQRKANGETEVVETTVYDYFVNHKQIYLPNSAYYPCINVGKPKQPTYFPIELCTLVPLQRYTKALSGQQRASLVEKSRQKPKERMDSLRDAFITSRYNDDQMLRSSGISLSSEFTQVEGRVLPTPRLTTGNGEEFLPRNGRWNFNNKKFVDPVKIENWAVVNFSARCDILRLVKDLRKIGEAKGLSISQPRGEFHESPQYRHASAPVRVGRMIEMIGSKLKQKPEFFLCVLPERKNSEIYGPWKRRNLVLCGIVTQCIAPTRLNDQYITNVLLKINAKLGGLNSLLTIERSNSLPFVSEIPTLILGMDVSHGSPGRSDMPSVAAVVGSRDWPQISRYRASVRTQSPKVEMIDSLFKPVQKTNENGFTRVVDEGIFRELLMDFYESSNRKPQQIIIFRDGVSESQFNQVLNIELDQIIEACKFQEESWHPKFTVIVAQKNHHTRFFQARGATENVPPGTVIDSKVCHPRNNDFYLCAHVGMIGTSRPTHYHLLYDEIGFSANDLQELVHSLSYVYQRSTSAISVVAPIMYAHLAASQATQFIKFDDISDRSSSGGGVTSSGAVPVPELPKLNDAVKSSMFFC is encoded by the exons ATGGCGTCTCCAGATGGCAGTGATAAGCTGGATTCTCTGCCACCTCCTCCACCCGTTGTCCCTGCCAATGTTATCCCCATCATAGCAGAACCGGCAAAGGTCTCCGAACCATTAAAGAAAACATCAACTCCCAAACGCTTGCCCATGGCCAGGCGTGATTACGGAACTAAAGGGCAGAGGCTGTCACTTCTAACTAACCATTTTAAAGTTGACGTGCCCAAGATTGCTGGTTGCTTCTACCATTACAGT GTTGCTCTGTCTTATGAAGATGGACATCCGGTTGATGCAAAAGGTATTGGAAGAAAAGTTATAGACAAAGCTAAGGAGGTCTACGATAATGAATTTCGAGGTAAAGAATTTGCTTATGACGGAGAGAATAGCTTGTTTACCTTCGGTCCTCTTGCACAAAATAAACTCGAACTCCTTGTGGTGTTGGACACTCCCTCGTCAAACAG GGTCAGCAAAAGAGGTAGCCCTGGAGAAGATGAAAGTGATAGGAAGAGAACTAGGCGCCCATTTCAGTCCAAGACTTATAAGGTGCAGATAAGTTACACCGCAAAAATACCAATGCAAGCAATTCTGGATGCATTGCATGGTCAGGAATCAGATAGATTTCAAGAAGCTGTGAGAGTTCTTGACATCATACTAAGACAGAATGCAGCCAAGCA GGGTTGCCTCCTAGTCCGACAGTCATTCTTCCACGGCAAGGAAAGAAGCTTCGTAAATTTGGATGGTGGTGTCCTTGGATGCAGAGGTTTCCATTCGAGTTTCAGAGCCACACAAGGAGGTCTATCACTGAACATGG ACGTATCCACTACAATGATTGTACAGCCTGGGCCTGTAATGGATTTCCTCACCAGCAACCAAAAATCTGATCGTAATAGAATTGATTGGATAAAG GCTAAGAAGACGCTGAAAAATTTGAGGATTAGAGTTAATAACAATGAGTACAAAATCACTGGATTGAGTGATCAAATTTGCAAAGATCAGAA GTTTTCATTAAAGCAAAGAAAGGCAAATGGTGAAACCGAAGTTGTTGAAACAACTGTGTATGACTATTTTGTTAATCATAAGCAAATATACTTACCCAATTCAGCATATTATCCATGCATCAATGTTGGGAAACCAAAGCAACCAACCTACTTTCCTATTGAG CTTTGCACCTTGGTTCCACTGCAACGCTATACCAAGGCATTGTCTGGTCAGCAAAGAGCTTCACTAGTGGAGAAATCACGACAAAAACCAAAAGAACGGATGGATTCTTTGAGAGAT GCATTTATAACTAGTAGGTATAATGACGACCAAATGCTTCGTTCTTCTGGAATTTCATTAAGTAGTGAATTTACCCAGGTTGAAGGTCGTGTATTGCCAACCCCAAGG CTAACAACCGGTAATGGAGAGGAGTTCTTGCCTCGAAATGGAAGGTGGAATTTCAACAATAAG AAATTTGTAGATCCAGTGAAGATTGAGAATTGGGCTGTGGTGAACTTCTCAGCACGCTGTGATATATTAAGGCTGGTCAAAGACCTTAGGAAGATTGGTGAAGCGAAAGGGCTT TCCATTAGTCAACCAAGGGGAGAATTTCATGAGAGTCCTCAATATAGACATGCATCTGCACCAGTTAGAGTGGGTAGAATGATAGAGATGATCGGGtccaaattaaagcaaaaaccAGAATTCTTTTTGTGTGTTCTTCCAGAGAGGAAGAACTCCGAGATTTATG GTCCTTGGAAAAGGAGAAATCTTGTTCTTTGTGGAATTGTTACACAATGCATTGCACCTACAAGACTGAATGATCAGTACATAACAAATGTGCTACTTAAAATTAATGCCAAG CTTGGAGGACTAAATTCACTGCTAACAATTGAGCGTTCTAATTCCTTACCTTTTGTTTCCGAAATTCCCACCCTAATCCTGGGAATGGATGTATCACATGGTTCTCCTGGCCGGTCTGATATGCCATCTGTTGCTGCA GTTGTTGGTTCCAGAGACTGGCCACAGATTTCACGCTATAGAGCTTCTGTCCGGACCCAATCACCAAAGGTTGAAATGATCGATTCTCTCTTCAAACCTgtacaaaaaacaaatgaaaatggaTTTACAAGGGTGGTGGATGAGGGAATTTTCAG GGAGCTGTTGATGGACTTCTACGAAAGTTCAAATAGGAAGCCTCAGCAGATAATTATTTTCAG GGATGGAGTGAGTGAATCACAGTTTAATCAAGTGTTGAACATTGAATTGGATCAGATTATTGAG GCCTGTAAGTTCCAAGAGGAATCGTGGCATCCAAAGTTCACAGTAATTGTTGCACAAAAGAATCATCATACAAGGTTCTTCCAGGCTAGAGGAGCCACTGAAAATGTTCCACCTG GAACTGTCATTGACAGCAAAGTTTGTCACCCAAGGAACAATGATTTTTACTTGTGTGCTCATGTCGGGATGATT GGGACAAGTCGACCTACACATTACCATCTTCTATATGATGAGATTGGTTTTTCAGCGAATGATCTGCAGGAGCTAGTTCATTCATTATCTTATGt GTACCAAAGGAGCACTTCAGCCATATCAGTAG TTGCTCCAATCATGTACGCCCACTTGGCGGCCTCCCAGGCGACACAGTTTATTAAGTTTGATGACATATCAGACCGTTCCTCTTCGGGTGGTGGTGTCACATCTTCTGGTGCTGTCCCAGTGCCAGAATTGCCCAAATTGAACGATGCAGTTAAATCTTCCATGTTCTTTTGTTAA